A genomic stretch from Telmatocola sphagniphila includes:
- a CDS encoding Kelch repeat-containing protein, with protein sequence MLRFGFALTVFFILSLSGFAQHKNGRLDELPSQPGPHIEKIKSLGDNEWLKLGAPAADPKWGKARGSSWGAKAMILAADKRGAFLFGEGVHAFVKPDGHIMDDLWFYDINSHAWICLYPGTDTTTFTQRVKDKQLVIAEDGQLIDGDKQPIPLHTLVHAWSYLTYDSDRKKFAFLSWNGNGSQIPRYFLGGEKQMDVGLKLLEEQLRDKKKAVFSPWFYDVARGKFERSLANISTPINAGGFPQFHYIPAKKQFFAVGSDTVTIFDPAKNQWIDAKPKGPAPKGYDACGCYDSKRNRVYRNDGDGSKGEGLMAYDIESNTWSHLKPSGKAPGASNTNAAFYEYDARLDIVVAIHFRGATTGIFVYDPKSNSWADPIPFSANSPSKFQFAANTFYDMELNAYFCHVAGDSRDNGVMWVYRYQK encoded by the coding sequence ATGCTCCGTTTTGGTTTTGCTCTCACCGTATTTTTCATATTATCCCTATCCGGATTCGCTCAGCACAAGAATGGAAGACTGGACGAATTGCCCAGCCAACCAGGTCCGCATATCGAGAAAATCAAGTCTCTGGGCGACAACGAATGGCTGAAGCTGGGTGCGCCCGCCGCAGATCCGAAATGGGGAAAAGCTCGGGGTAGTTCGTGGGGAGCCAAAGCCATGATCCTAGCAGCCGATAAGCGTGGAGCCTTCCTCTTCGGAGAAGGAGTTCACGCCTTTGTTAAGCCCGATGGTCACATAATGGACGACTTGTGGTTCTACGACATCAATTCCCATGCTTGGATTTGCCTCTACCCCGGAACGGACACGACGACCTTCACGCAGCGGGTCAAGGACAAGCAGCTGGTTATTGCAGAGGATGGGCAGTTGATCGACGGCGACAAACAGCCCATTCCTCTGCATACGCTGGTTCATGCCTGGAGCTATCTCACTTATGACTCAGATAGGAAGAAATTCGCTTTTCTTAGCTGGAATGGCAATGGATCACAGATTCCCAGATACTTTCTCGGCGGCGAGAAGCAGATGGACGTAGGACTGAAACTGCTTGAAGAGCAACTGAGGGACAAAAAGAAAGCGGTCTTTTCCCCGTGGTTCTACGACGTGGCGAGGGGTAAATTCGAGCGATCCCTGGCGAATATTTCGACACCCATCAACGCTGGAGGGTTCCCTCAGTTCCACTATATTCCTGCCAAAAAGCAATTCTTCGCTGTAGGTTCCGACACCGTAACGATTTTCGATCCAGCCAAAAACCAATGGATCGATGCGAAACCGAAAGGTCCTGCACCCAAAGGGTATGACGCCTGTGGTTGCTACGATTCCAAGCGAAACCGGGTCTATCGAAATGACGGGGATGGATCAAAAGGGGAAGGACTCATGGCGTATGACATTGAGAGCAATACCTGGAGCCACTTGAAACCCTCGGGAAAAGCTCCGGGAGCCTCCAACACCAATGCGGCGTTTTATGAGTACGATGCTCGCCTCGACATCGTGGTGGCAATCCATTTCAGAGGAGCAACTACGGGAATTTTTGTGTACGATCCTAAAAGCAATTCCTGGGCTGATCCAATTCCGTTCTCGGCAAATAGCCCCTCCAAGTTTCAATTTGCAGCCAACACCTTTTACGACATGGAATTGAACGCCTATTTCTGCCACGTCGCAGGCGATAGCAGAGACAATGGCGTAATGTGGGTCTATCGCTACCAGAAATGA
- a CDS encoding tyrosine-type recombinase/integrase — protein MGIVGEKFGICYVEQGCRHRPRVGPDRNAARQLASQINSQLDVGAPAALSFENATIEKTRQQWLEHHEHVSRSSLNTINRYRAATDHLIRFLQQRPVKTIAQFTPSHAEEFATYLRSIRVSPNGHENTIKRALLDSGLIYVLETCRTLFGYAKKRRYLSPYAENPFQVLNIDRIPIESFRSIELFKPQEERAFLQKCDHWQFPIFLTLMLTGMRPGEMCHLLVPEDIDLDNPILLCVKQKQRILVSLRKYFEYDRITISDLLPNFGAITLQIRNDFLLQKQFRLN, from the coding sequence ATGGGTATCGTCGGGGAAAAATTTGGTATTTGCTACGTCGAACAGGGGTGTCGACATCGACCCCGGGTTGGACCGGATAGGAACGCCGCCCGCCAGCTCGCTTCGCAGATCAACTCCCAGTTAGATGTCGGAGCTCCCGCCGCCTTGAGCTTTGAGAATGCGACCATCGAAAAAACCAGGCAACAATGGCTCGAACATCACGAGCACGTTTCTCGCTCTTCCCTCAACACCATCAATCGTTACCGTGCTGCAACAGATCATTTGATCCGGTTTCTTCAGCAAAGACCCGTTAAGACTATCGCCCAGTTCACCCCGTCCCATGCCGAAGAATTTGCCACGTACTTGAGGTCGATTCGCGTTTCCCCTAACGGTCACGAAAATACAATTAAGCGAGCATTGCTCGATAGCGGCTTAATCTACGTTCTCGAAACTTGCAGGACATTGTTTGGCTACGCGAAGAAACGGCGATACTTAAGCCCCTACGCAGAGAACCCTTTTCAGGTATTGAATATCGATCGAATTCCGATCGAGAGCTTTCGGTCCATTGAACTATTCAAGCCTCAGGAAGAGCGGGCCTTTTTGCAAAAATGCGATCACTGGCAATTTCCGATTTTTCTCACGCTTATGTTGACGGGGATGCGTCCCGGAGAAATGTGTCACCTCTTGGTGCCCGAAGATATCGATCTCGATAACCCGATCTTGCTCTGTGTGAAGCAAAAGCAACGGATATTGGTATCTTTGCGGAAATATTTCGAGTACGACAGGATTACTATCAGCGACTTATTGCCCAATTTTGGCGCCATCACTTTGCAAATTAGAAATGACTTTCTTCTTCAAAAGCAATTCAGACTTAATTAG
- a CDS encoding peptidase associated/transthyretin-like domain-containing protein — protein MNALKIKIYQSLKIVIMTILMIPLSGCVLAPIPNSRVEGFAVQSRLLDAETKQPIPNAKIIAVDGDTSITDSDGRFELKKHTQQHYGFLLGVISYPVLPFTTDLVSRSRAFRVNAVGYPQQSFLVKEEEEGIEFSKDDPFLLIKSELLLKKKVISNLQSDGAKIGQ, from the coding sequence ATGAACGCCCTCAAAATCAAGATCTATCAATCTCTGAAAATCGTTATCATGACCATTCTGATGATTCCGCTGTCTGGTTGTGTACTTGCTCCTATTCCCAACTCACGCGTTGAGGGCTTCGCCGTCCAATCGCGTCTGTTGGATGCCGAAACGAAACAGCCAATACCAAATGCCAAAATTATCGCAGTCGATGGAGATACTTCGATCACAGATAGCGACGGTCGATTCGAGTTGAAAAAGCACACTCAACAACATTACGGATTTTTGCTTGGGGTAATCAGTTATCCTGTTTTGCCGTTCACAACGGATTTAGTTTCACGTTCGAGAGCGTTCCGCGTGAATGCAGTCGGCTATCCTCAGCAGTCCTTCCTGGTTAAAGAAGAAGAGGAAGGAATTGAGTTCTCCAAGGATGACCCGTTTTTGCTAATTAAGTCTGAATTGCTTTTGAAGAAGAAAGTCATTTCTAATTTGCAAAGTGATGGCGCCAAAATTGGGCAATAA